Proteins encoded by one window of Acetivibrio thermocellus ATCC 27405:
- the rplU gene encoding 50S ribosomal protein L21, whose translation MYAVIETGGKQYKVQEGDVLFIEKLANEEGSTVTFDKVVAVSKDDKVSFGTPFVSNASVTAKVLCHGKGKKIIVFKYKPKKGYRRKQGHRQPYTKIQIEKINA comes from the coding sequence ATGTACGCTGTGATTGAAACAGGCGGAAAACAGTACAAGGTTCAGGAAGGTGACGTGCTCTTTATTGAGAAGCTTGCAAATGAAGAAGGTTCCACAGTCACTTTCGACAAAGTTGTGGCCGTTTCAAAGGATGACAAGGTAAGCTTTGGCACTCCTTTTGTAAGCAATGCGTCTGTTACTGCAAAAGTGTTGTGCCATGGCAAGGGCAAAAAGATTATTGTTTTCAAGTATAAGCCCAAGAAGGGTTACAGAAGGAAACAGGGCCACAGACAGCCTTATACGAAGATACAGATTGAAAAGATAAATGCATAA
- the rpmA gene encoding 50S ribosomal protein L27 has translation MIKANLQLFAHKKGVGSTRNGRDSESKRLGVKRGDGQFVKAGNILVRQRGTKIHPGLNVGKGKDDTLFALVDGRVKFSRLGKDRKQVSIIPA, from the coding sequence ATGATTAAGGCAAATTTGCAATTGTTTGCCCACAAAAAAGGAGTGGGTAGTACAAGAAACGGTCGTGACAGTGAGTCGAAAAGACTTGGTGTAAAAAGAGGCGACGGTCAGTTTGTTAAGGCCGGGAACATTTTGGTTAGGCAGAGAGGTACAAAAATACATCCCGGTTTGAATGTCGGAAAAGGCAAGGACGATACCCTCTTTGCTTTGGTAGACGGAAGAGTGAAGTTCTCAAGATTGGGTAAAGACAGAAAACAGGTAAGTATTATTCCTGCATAA
- a CDS encoding ribosomal-processing cysteine protease Prp, whose translation MIKVEVIRDSERFIRELKIKGHAGYGRSGKDIVCAAVSALAYTAAGALEELAGIKGYNERNGYMRCTVPKDIPEDKKEMVRTILETVVIGLKQVELGYGKYVSVLDKEVLTDD comes from the coding sequence ATGATTAAAGTTGAAGTAATCAGGGATAGTGAGCGTTTCATACGTGAACTTAAAATCAAGGGGCATGCAGGCTACGGCAGGAGCGGAAAAGACATAGTGTGCGCGGCTGTGTCGGCTCTTGCATACACTGCGGCAGGAGCTCTTGAAGAGCTGGCCGGTATAAAGGGGTACAACGAAAGGAACGGATATATGAGATGTACCGTTCCGAAGGATATACCGGAAGACAAAAAAGAAATGGTGAGAACTATCCTTGAAACTGTGGTAATAGGCTTAAAACAGGTTGAACTTGGATATGGAAAATATGTATCGGTTTTGGATAAGGAGGTGTTGACCGATGATTAA